The stretch of DNA GCATTCTTAATAGTTTTACATCATGTGTATCATAGAATGGTACAACTTTATCATTAAGTAAATCAGCAGCTACAAGAGCATTTTTACGGTCATATAACTTACAAAAAGCAACTTTGGCATAGGTATCAATATATGTTTGTTGATAGATTTTTCCTATACCTTTCACTGTACCTACAAAGTATGTATCTTGAGAGCCTAAATAACCAGGGAAAAGTGTCTCTATTTGACCATGTGCGATTTTCTCTTCTTTTGCATTTTCAAGTGCTTGTACTTGAGCTTCTGTAAGGATAAAGTTTTCTTGTGCTGATTTCTCTTCTAAAGCTTTTAATCTAAGCTTCATTGTTTGAAGGTTATGTCTTAACCATATACTTCTAACTCCACCTGGAGATAGAAATATACCTTTCTTTTTTAGTTCATTACTAGCTCTTAATTGTCCATGTGCAGGAAATTCTATTGCAAAATCTAAAACTGCATCTTCAATTTCTTTAGCTATTCTATTTTTATAATTTGGTTTTTTACGACTTACTTCTTGTAAACCATCTTCACCTTGTTCATCATATAG from Arcobacter arenosus encodes:
- a CDS encoding IS481 family transposase, with the protein product MNLHTQEKIIKNKLGLLNLAHELGSVSRACKVFGYSRDSFYRFKKLYDEQGEDGLQEVSRKKPNYKNRIAKEIEDAVLDFAIEFPAHGQLRASNELKKKGIFLSPGGVRSIWLRHNLQTMKLRLKALEEKSAQENFILTEAQVQALENAKEEKIAHGQIETLFPGYLGSQDTYFVGTVKGIGKIYQQTYIDTYAKVAFCKLYDRKNALVAADLLNDKVVPFYDTHDVKLLRMLTDRGTEYKGQREHHEYELYLTIEEIDHTFTKAKSPQTNGICERFHKTIQQEFYNVAFRTKIYKTMEELQNDLDKWLQHYNFERTHQGRNCEGMTPMECFEKSKHLAKVKMIGYNPTESQDTAS